A region of the Litchfieldia alkalitelluris genome:
ACTAGCTAATAGTTTTCTAGTTTCTAGGATATAAATAGCATATTTTAATTTCTGCTTCAATTCTTAGAAGGCTTTTCAATATTATCTCTCTTTAATATTGCTTTCCTAACAGCATGAGGTATTTTTGAATATTGCTCGTCTATTTTTTGTTTTTTACCAATTAAGTCATCAACTATATAATTTATAAGATCGAATAAAAATATAACAGAGTCTTTATCTTCTTCTATATTTATTTCACCAGTATGTACACTTTGATTACCATAGTATCTTAATATATCTAATCCCTTTTTTGTATGTTCATCAATGTTTTCAGTTGCTAATTGTCCTATCATTTGATTTAGGGTTTTTTTATTTTCATTTAAAATACTACGAAGAATCATTTCTAATGATAATCTCAAGAGAGCCGATGAAGAACGAGGCGAAGCATCGAATATTAGCCTAGCTTCTTCAAAAATATCTGCAGCATCTTTCGGCATATATTTAGATGACTTAGGTAGTGTAATTTCATTTGGATATAGTCGAATCCCACTTTTCCAAATTATATATCCAGTACACCCAGCACAAATACTAAAGCTTAATTCAGACAACATTTTATAATTAATTGTCCCATTAAATTTTGTTATTAATGGGATACCCTTTAAGGCTATTGAAGCACCTATCTTTACACTATCTATTTTATTTTCCTTATCTAATTTATCTTTAAAATGAAACCAGTTCTGTTTTTCATCTCCATTACAGTATGGGCAGGTAAAAATTTCTCGTTTAAATATTGTTTTGAT
Encoded here:
- a CDS encoding DUF4145 domain-containing protein, encoding MSAIKTIFKREIFTCPYCNGDEKQNWFHFKDKLDKENKIDSVKIGASIALKGIPLITKFNGTINYKMLSELSFSICAGCTGYIIWKSGIRLYPNEITLPKSSKYMPKDAADIFEEARLIFDASPRSSSALLRLSLEMILRSILNENKKTLNQMIGQLATENIDEHTKKGLDILRYYGNQSVHTGEINIEEDKDSVIFLFDLINYIVDDLIGKKQKIDEQYSKIPHAVRKAILKRDNIEKPSKN